The genome window CCTTTCGCCTCCAGCTACGCATGTCACGCTGCGCGGGGCTAGAGTGGCACAGTGAATCCAAGGTCAGGCAAACACCGACCGGGTTTTGGCAGCTTCGTCGAGCAACGGCCCGAAGCACACAGTCGTAGAGCTCGCAGACATAATCTGCGGATTGAGAGGATTGAGCATGGTTGCTGATCAGGGAATCGTCGGTTCGGCGCCCGGCCGGGATTCGGATCCCGAAGAGACGGCTGAGTGGGTCGAATCGTTTGATCAGCTGGTTGATGCGCGCGGATCAGAACGCGCCCGCGAAGTGCTTGGACGCTTGCTGGCCCGTGCGGGAGGCCGTTCTGTAGGTCTGCCCAGCGTCATCACCACTGACTATGTGAACACCATCCCGGTCGACGAGGAGCCGGAGTTCCCCGGCGACGAGGAGATTGAGCGCAAGTACCGTGCCTGGATGCGCTGGAACGCCGCGGTCATGGTTCACCGCTCGCAGCGCCCCGAGATCGGTGTCGGCGGACATATCTCCACTTACGCGGGAGCTGCCACGCTGTATGAAGTTGGCTTCAACCACTTCTTCAAGGGCAAAGACCACCCGAGCGGCGGGGACCAGGTCTTCTTCCAGGGTCACGCTTCACCCGGCATGTACGCGCGCGCTTTCCTTGAGGGCCGTCTGACGGAAGAGGACCTCGACGGTTTCCGTCAGGAGAAGTCGAAGGAGGGCCACGCGCTTTCCTCCTATCCGCACCCGCGACTGATGCCGGAGTTCTGGGAGTTTCCCACCGTCTCGATGGGCATCGGTCCCATGAATGCGATCTACCAGGCGCAGTCCAACCGTTACCTTCACAACCGCGGAATCAAGGACACCAGTGAACAGCAGGTCTGGGCCTTCCTCGGCGACGGCGAGATGGACGAACCCGAGTCACGCGGCCTCCTCCAATTGGCTGCCAATGACGGGTTGGACAACCTTAACTTCGTCATCAACTGCAACCTGCAGCGCCTCGACGGGCCAGTTCGCGGCAACGGCAAGATCATGCAGGAACTTGAGGCCTTCTTCCGCGGCGCAGGCTGGAACGTCATCAAGGTCGTGTGGGGCCGGGAGTGGGACAACCTGCTGGCAAAGGACACCACCGGTGACCTGGTCAAGATCATGAACGAAACCGCCGACGGCGACTACCAGACCTATAAGGCTGAGTCCGGTGGTTTTGTGCGCGACCACTTCTTCGGCAAGACGCCGGTAACCAAGGACCTGGTTGCCGATATGACGGACGCCGAAGTTTGGAACCTCAAGCGCGGCGGGCACGATTACCGCAAGGTCTACGCCGCGTACAAGGCCGCCACGGAATTCAAGGGCAAGCCCACGGTCATCCTGGCGAAGACGGTCAAGGGCTACGGCCTCGGCCCCCACTTCGAGGGCCGTAACGCCACCCACCAGATGAAGAAGCTCACCAATGCCGACCTCAAGGCATTCCGTGACCACTTGCGCGTCCCGGTCACCGACGAACAGATCGACGCTGACCTATACAACGCTCCGTATTACCACCCGGGCCCGGATGCCCCGGAGATCCAGTACATGCTGGATCGGCGACGCAAGCTGGGCGGTTTCCTGCCCGAGCGGCGCACGAAGCACGCCGAGACGGTTCTGCCCGGCGAGAAGGCGTACGAGGTGGCCAAGCGCGGCTCCGGCAAGCAGCAGGCCGCTACCACCATGGCGTTCGTCAGGTTGCTCAAGGACCTGATGCGCGACAAGGAGTTCGGCAAACGGATTGTGCCGATCATCCCCGACGAAGCACGTACCTTCGGTATGGACTCCTTCTTCCCGACCGCGAAGATCTACAACCCGAAGGGCCAGAACTACCTGTCGGTGGACCGGGAACTCGTGCTCGCCTACAAGGAGTCCATCGAGGGCCAGATCCTGCACGCAGGAATCAACGAAGCGGGTTCTGTGGCAGCGTTCACCGCAGCAGGAACCGCATACGCAACGCACGGCCAACCGTTGATTCCGATCTACGTGTTCTATTCAATGTTCGGCTTCCAGCGCACGGGTGATTCCTTCTGGGCGGCGGGCGACCAGATGACTCGTGGGTTCATCATCGGCGCAACAGCCGGACGGACCACGCTTACAGGAGAAGGCCTGCAGCACGCAGACGGCCACTCGCCCATCCTGGCCTCAACCAATCCTGCCGTCGTCACCTACGATCCCGCCTACGGCTATGAGATCGGGTACATCATGCGCGACGGACTCGAGCGCATGTACGGTAACGGCAACGCGGTCTCGGGCACCGATCCCAACGTCATGTACTACCTGACGGTCTACAACGAGCCGATCGTCCAGCCGGCCGAGCCCGAGAACCTCGACGTGAACGGCCTGCTGCGCGGTATCTACAAGTTGCAGGACGGACACCAGGCAGAGAACACGCCGAAGGCCCAGATCCTCGCTTCCGGCGTCGCCGTTCCGTGGGCACTGGAAGCACAGCGGATCCTTTCGGACGAGTGGGGCGTGTCCGCAGACGTCTGGTCGGTCACTTCCTGGAACGAATTGCGCCGTGACGCTGTCGCGGCGGAAGAGGAGACATTCCTCAACCCGGATGCGGAGCCCAGGGTTCCTTTTGTCACCCAACAGCTCGGCAACGCACCCGGTCCGGTTGTAGCGGTCTCCGACTACATGAAGGCGGTGCCTGACCAGATCCGGCAGTTCCTTCCGCAGGACTTCGCTACCCTCGGCGCCGACGGATTCGGATTTTCCGACACCCGTGCTGCGGCCCGCCGGTTCTTCAAGATCGACTCTCACTCCGTCGTCGTAAGGACGCTGCAGTTGCTCGCCAAGCGAGGCGAGGTCGATTCCAATGCGCCGCGTCAGGCGATTGAGAAGTACTCACTCCTTGACGTCAATGCCGGAACCACCGGCAACGCCGGGGGCGATTCCTAGCCAGACCCGTAACGGCAGGATCTGCTGGCTCGAATGAGACCAGCAGATCCTGCTGCCGTTTAACCGCTCCTTTGTAGCCTTTGTACAAAATGGAGCACCGGCATACCGGGCCGTATGCTCAAGATATGGCTACATCCGATTCCGCGAGGGGCTCGTCGCTGCCCGCCCCTGACCCGAACACGGTGGATCGCCTTCGGACGCAGATCGGGGCTTTGTCCACGGCAACCCTGAAGCAGCTTGACTCCTCCCTGCCCTGGTACCGGAACCTGCGCCCTGATGAGAGGTCGGCGCTGGGACTCGTCGCGCAAAAGGGCATCGCGTCCTTCGTCAACTGGTATCAGAAGCCGGTATCCCCGGCATGGGTTCTCAGCGACGTGTTCGGCACCGCACCCACGGAGCTCACGCGCTCCATCAGTCTCCAAAAGGCCCTGCAGCTGATCCGCGTGGTGGTACAGGTCGTGGAGGACCAGGTACCGGACCTCGCCTCGGACGCTGACCAGGGCCTCCTGCGGGAAGCCGTGCTCCGCTATTCGAGGGAAGTCGCATTCGCAGCAGCTGACGTGTACGCACGCGCGGCGGAGACCCGAGGCTCGTGGGACACCCGGCTGGAAGCCCTGGTGGTGGATGCCATCCTCCGGGGCGAAAGTTCCGACGCGCTCCGCTCGAGGATCGCTGCCGTCGGGTGGAAATCACAGGCTCCCATTACGGTCATGGTGGGCAGTTCACCGGCTGAACCGAACGCGATGTTCCTCAATGAACTCCGGCGGACCACCGGAAGGCTCGCAGAGGACATCCTGGTCGGTATTCAGGGTGACCGGCTCATCCTGGTTCTTGGCGGCGTCCAGGATCCGGACAGCGCATACGGCCGGCTGAGCGATCTGTTCGGTCCCGGTCCCGTGGTCTACGGCCCGGAAGCCGAGTCCCTGGTTGCAGCCAGCAGCTCAGCGCAGGCAGCATTCGCCGGATTGACGGCTGCCCGGGCGTGGCCGTCGGCACCCCGGCCTGTAGCGGCCGACGACCTGTGGCCGGAACGCGTTATTTCGGGTGACGATACTGCGCGCAGGGCACTGCTGCGGAATATCTACCGGCCGCTGGCGAACGCGCAGAACGGCCTGGAAGAGACCCTGTCTGCCTATCTGGCGCTCGGTCATTCGCTCGAGGCCACTTCCCGTGAACTGTTCGTGCATGCCAATACCGTCAGGTACCGCCTGCGCCGGGTCTGCGATATCACCGGGTGGGATCCGCTGCTCCCCCGGGAGGCCTTCGTCCTGCAAACTGCCCTGGTCATCGGCCGCCTCGCTCCACCCATCAAGGGCGTTCCCGACCGCTCGTCAACGCGGCTCGACCGGGCTTCGTCGTTGTAGACTTCCTACAAAGTGGTTTCGGCAGCTTCGTGCACCGGAACACCGTGCTTCCTGTCCCCCATTTGGAAAGCTTAATACGTGCTTGCGATTCTCTGCCCAGGACAAGGGTCCCAGACCCCCGGATTCCTGACCCCGTGGCTTGACCTGCCAGGCGTGCGTGAGCACCTCGAAGCGCTGAGCGATGCCGCCGGTGTTGACCTGGTTCGTCACGGAACAGTCTCGGACGAGGACACAATCCGTGACACCGCGGTGGCGCAGCCCTTGATCGTTGCCGCCGGCCTGGTGGCGGCACGGGCACTGCTGGGCGACACCTCGTTGACCTCCGCGACCGTTGTTGCCGGTCACTCGGTAGGAGAGCTCACTGCTTCCGCTGTGGCGGGCGCACTCTCGGAGCGAGATGCAGTCACACTCGTGCGCACCCGTGCCAGCGCAATGGCGACGGCAGCGGCAGTAACACCTACCGGCATGAGCGCCGTGCTCGGCGGCGATCCCGAGGAAGTAGCGGCCACGCTGGAGCGCCTGGGACTGACGGCGGCCAACGCCAACGGAGGCGGCCAGATCGTCGCGGCGGGAACCCTGGAACAACTGGCGGAGCTAGCAGCCGATCCTCCAGCCAAGGCCCGCGTCATCCCGCTGAAGGTAGCCGGTGCTTTCCACACGGAGCACATGGCTTCGGCGGTTGAAGCACTCGAGGCGCTCCGGCCCTCGCTCTCCCCCGCCGAGCCGCTGGCCACCCTGCTCTCCAATTACGACGGCGAACCCGTCGCCTCGGGTGAGACCAACCTCGACAGTCTGATCGCGCAGGTTTCCCGACCCGTTCGTTGGGACCTGTGCATGCAGCGACTGCTGGACATGGGAGTCTCCGGCGTTCTTGAGCTTCCGCCCGCAGGTACCCTGACCGGACTTGCCAAGCGGGGCATGCGGGGCACCGCCAGCCTCGCAGTCAAGGCCCCTGAAGACCTGGCCGCAGCCCGGGAGTTCATGGAAGAGCACTCCCGTACAGCTCCCCCGGCTGACGCCCCGATTGCAGCAAAAGGAACCGCGTGACTACTCCCACCCTCAAGCAAGCCGCCCTGCGCGAACACACCAAAGTCCTCGGCCTCGGCGCCTATCGTCCTGACGTGATCGTCACCAACGAGGACATCTGCCAGTGGATTGATTCCTCCGATGAGTGGATCCGCCAGCGCACCGGCATCGTGACCCGCCACCGGGCGGACAAGGACACGAGCGTCATCGATATGGCGGAAGCAGCGGCACGTGCCGCCCTCGCGGACGCAGGAATCGAAGCATCCCAGCTCGGCGCCGTCCTGGTCTCCACGGTGACCCACCCCTATGCAACGCCTTCTGCTGCCGCGCAGCTCGCAGACCGCATCGGCGCCACGCCGGCTCCCGCCTATGACATCTCGGCAGCATGCGCAGGATACTGCTACGGCATTGCCCAGGCTGACGCCCTCGTTCATTCGGGAACCGCCGATTACGTCCTAGTCGTCGGTGTTGAGAAGCTTTCAGACTTCATTGACAATTCCGAGCGCACTATCTCGTTCCTCCTAGGGGACGGTGCAGGTGCAGTCGTGATCGGCCCGTCGGACACCCCCGGGATCGGTCCGTCGGTCTGGGGATCCGATGGCAGCAAGCACGAATCGATCCGAATGACCCACTCCCTTCTTGATGTGCGGGACATTTCCCTGGCCGCGCTCACCGATGGCGAAAGCGCGCTGGCCGGAGCAACTGAGACGGCGCTCTGGCCAACCATGAGGCAGGACGGACCCACCGTTTTCCGGTGGGCGGTCTGGGAGATGGCGAAGGTTGCCCAGCAGGCACTGGACGCCGCGGGTATCCGTGCCGAAGACCTCGTTGCCTTCATCCCCCACCAGGCGAACATCCGCATCATTGACGAGATGGTGAAGCAGCTTGCCCTCCCGGAGCACGTAGCAGTAGCCCGTGACATCGTCGACGCCGGCAACACCTCCGCTGCCTCAATTCCGCTGGCGATGCATCGCCTGCTCAGCGAGCAGCCGGAGCTCAGCGGCGGTTATGCTCTGCAGATCGGTTTCGGAGCAGGCCTCGTGTTCGGCGCGCAGGTAGTCGTCCTCCCGTAAGTTTCCACTTCGGGCCACAGACCGTGGCTTGATCAAACGATCCGGTTGAACGCCGGAACAAAAGAAAAGGAGCCGTAATGGCTAGCAACGAAGAGATCCTCTCAGGCCTGGCAGAGATCGTGAACGAGGAAACCGGCCTCGCCCCCGAGTCTGTTGAGCTCGATAAGTCCTTCACGGATGACCTCGACATCGACTCCATCTCGATGATGACCATCGTGGTCAACGCCGAAGAGAAGTTCGGCGTGCGTATCCCCGACGAGGAAGTCAAGAACCTCAAGACCGTCGGCGACGCTGTCGATTTCATCTCCAACGCCCAGTCCTAGCAGGATGCGGCGGTGACCCGCTTTTCGGCCACCGCCGCATTTTCAGGCACAAGTCCGCACGGACATACCGACGCAGCAGAGAGTGAACCATGGCACGCAAAGTAGTCATCACCGGCCTGGGCGCCACCACACCCATTGGCGGCGACGTTCCCACAATGTGGGAGAACGCGCTGAAAGGCGTGTCGGGCGCCCGCACTATTGAGGCTGACTGGGTTGCAGAGTACGAGCTTCCTGTCACCTTCGCGGCTCAGGTCGCCACTCCGGCAAGCGACGTGCTTACCAGGGTCGAGGCTAAGCGGATGGATCCATCGACCCAATTCGCGGTGATCGCTGCGCGTGAGGCTTGGCGCGATTCCGGCTTGGAAGAGGTCGACCATGACCGGTTCGCCGTAGCGTTCGCTACCGGTATCGGCGGCGTGTGGACGTTGCTGGACGCATGGGACACGCTTCGATCGAAGGGGCCCCGCCGGGTCCTTCCGATGACCGTGCCGATGCTCATGCCCAACGGACCGGCGGCTGCGGTCAGCCTCGATCTCGGAGCAAGGGCCGGTGCACACACGCCGGTTTCGGCCTGCGCCTCGGGGACTGAGGCTCTCCACCAAGGGCTGGAACTGATCCGGTCCGGCAAGGCCGACGTGGTGATGTGCGGCGGTGCCGAAGCAGCGATCCACCCCATGCCGATCGCTGCCTTCGCTTCCATGCAGGCTCTGTCTCGCCGGAATGACGATCCCGAGCATGCATCACGCCCCTACGACATCGACCGCGATGGATTTGTTATGGGAGAGGGTGCCGGAGCCCTCGTGCTCGAAGCGGAGGAACACGCCCTCGCCCGAGGTGCACGGATATACGGTGAGCTTGCTGGAACTTCCGTCACGGCGGACGCTTATCACATCACCGCACCCGACCCCGAGGGGCTTGGTGCAACGCGCGCCCTGAAGGCGGCCATGTTTGATGCGCGGGTTCAGGCTTCAGATGTGGTGCACGTCAATGCGCATGCGACCTCCACTCCCGTCGGCGATCAGCCGGAATACGTGGCGCTGAAAACCGCGCTGGGGAGCCAGGTGAATTCAGTGGCCGTGTCGGCTACCAAGTCCCAGACGGGCCACCTGCTCGGCGCGTCCGGAGCGGTCGAAGCGGTAATGACGGTACTGGCCGTGCACGGACGGCAGGCGCCGGTAACCATCAACCTGGAAAATCAGGATCCGCAGATTCCGCTGGACGTTGTGACCTCCGCCCGCGATCTGCCGTCCGGTGACATCGTGGCACTGAGCAATTCATTCGGTTTCGGCGGACACAACGCGGTCATCGTGGTGAAGAGCGTCTGATACCGGTTGAGCACTTACTGATGAGCCCGGGTACCAACTGGTACCCGGGCTCATCCGCGCTGTAGGGGGATGAAGAACTCCAGTCCGCTTACCCAACCTGGTGCAGCCAGCGTACCGGAGCGCCTTCGCCTGCATGCCGGAAGGGTTCCAGCTCTTCGTCCCAAGACTCACCAAGCGCGAGCGACAACTCGTGGTAGACGGCGGCGGGATCCCCTGCACCCGCTTCATAGGCGTAGCGGATCCTGTCTTCCGAGATCATCACGTTACCGTGCACATCGGTGGTTGCGTGGAAGATTCCGAGCTCAGGAGTATGGGACCAACGTCCTCCGTCTGCACCGGCGCTCTGTTCTTCGGTTATCTCGTAGCGAAGGTGCGCCCAGCCGCGAAGGGCCGATGCCAGCTTCGCTCCGGAGCCCTGCGGGGCGACCCAAGAGAGCTCCGCTCGGAACATTCCGGGCGCAGCAGGCTGCGGTGACCACTCAAGGTCGACGCGCTGGTCAATGACCGAGCCAACGGCCCATTCGATATGAGGGCACAACGCAGATGGGGCTGAGTGCACGTAAAGAACACCGCGGGCCATCACAACAGACATTCCATCCTCCATAGCTGTAGGTACGTCTTCCCCAACGACCTTCAGCCCGGACGAATACACTGCTAGGGGCCTGGTACATAGCGCTCAGTCCACAGGTACTTGAACTACGATCATTGTGCCTTATTGGCACAAATCCCGCCACTGTGATTACGCGCTCGTGCGTCGTGGCGTCGGCACCTCAGGGGGACTCACGCCCGGGGATGGGCCTGCTCGTAGCTTCGCCGGAGCCTGTCGACCGATACATGAGTGTAGAGCTGAGTTGTGGCAAGACTGCGGTGGCCAAGAATCTCCTGCACTGCCCTCAAATCCGCACCCCCATCCAGCAGGTGGGTGGCAGCGGAGTGACGCAGGGCATGGGGGCCGCTTGCTGTAGTCCCGTCGACGTCGGCAAGGACGCTGGCCACCGTAGAACGCGCCTGACGGGGATCGATCCTCCGGCCTCTAGGACCGAGAAATAACGCCGGTCCGCTATGGGGAGTAACCCAATGGGGCCGACCGCGTGACACCCAGTCGTGGAGAGCATAACCGGCGGGCGCACCGAACGGCACCGTCCGCTCCTTGTTGCCTTTTCCAAGAACCCGCACTGTGCGCCGGTCTGGGTCGACATCGTCGATGTCCAGACCCGCCAGCTCGCTGACTCGGATCCCGGCACCGTACAGCAATTCGAGTATGGCGCGTGTGCGCAACGTGTCAGGATCCCCAGCTGCTGCGGCGTGCTTGAGCTCGGCAAGAACAGCGTCGAGCTGCGCGGACGAGAGCACCTCCGGGAGTGTGCTCTGCCGTTTGGGCGCTTTGAGCCTCAGCGAGGGATCGACCTGCAGGTGCCCCTCACGCGTAGCCCAGGCCAAAAAATTGCGCACAGTTGCAGCGCGACGGGCAAGAGTTGACCGTGACAGCCGCTGCTGGTCCAGCGATCCGAGCCACGCCCGAAGGAAACTGAGATCGACCCGGCGAAGCTCGGTAACGTCACGTTCGGCGGCGAACGCAGCGAAATTCTCAAGATCGCCGCGGTATGCCCGCGCCGTATGCTGCGAACGGTTTCGTTCAAGGGTGAGGTAGCGGATGAAAGCGTCGGTTTCGGAAGAGAACGGCGGTGCGACAGGGTACTGGATCCTCTCCCCGGTCATCGTGCTTCACCTCCTGCTTCGCCTCCCACTGTGCGGCATTCTG of Arthrobacter sp. JZ12 contains these proteins:
- a CDS encoding ACP S-malonyltransferase, encoding MLAILCPGQGSQTPGFLTPWLDLPGVREHLEALSDAAGVDLVRHGTVSDEDTIRDTAVAQPLIVAAGLVAARALLGDTSLTSATVVAGHSVGELTASAVAGALSERDAVTLVRTRASAMATAAAVTPTGMSAVLGGDPEEVAATLERLGLTAANANGGGQIVAAGTLEQLAELAADPPAKARVIPLKVAGAFHTEHMASAVEALEALRPSLSPAEPLATLLSNYDGEPVASGETNLDSLIAQVSRPVRWDLCMQRLLDMGVSGVLELPPAGTLTGLAKRGMRGTASLAVKAPEDLAAAREFMEEHSRTAPPADAPIAAKGTA
- a CDS encoding beta-ketoacyl-ACP synthase III, with product MTTPTLKQAALREHTKVLGLGAYRPDVIVTNEDICQWIDSSDEWIRQRTGIVTRHRADKDTSVIDMAEAAARAALADAGIEASQLGAVLVSTVTHPYATPSAAAQLADRIGATPAPAYDISAACAGYCYGIAQADALVHSGTADYVLVVGVEKLSDFIDNSERTISFLLGDGAGAVVIGPSDTPGIGPSVWGSDGSKHESIRMTHSLLDVRDISLAALTDGESALAGATETALWPTMRQDGPTVFRWAVWEMAKVAQQALDAAGIRAEDLVAFIPHQANIRIIDEMVKQLALPEHVAVARDIVDAGNTSAASIPLAMHRLLSEQPELSGGYALQIGFGAGLVFGAQVVVLP
- a CDS encoding DUF3145 domain-containing protein, whose product is MSVVMARGVLYVHSAPSALCPHIEWAVGSVIDQRVDLEWSPQPAAPGMFRAELSWVAPQGSGAKLASALRGWAHLRYEITEEQSAGADGGRWSHTPELGIFHATTDVHGNVMISEDRIRYAYEAGAGDPAAVYHELSLALGESWDEELEPFRHAGEGAPVRWLHQVG
- a CDS encoding acyl carrier protein produces the protein MASNEEILSGLAEIVNEETGLAPESVELDKSFTDDLDIDSISMMTIVVNAEEKFGVRIPDEEVKNLKTVGDAVDFISNAQS
- a CDS encoding tyrosine recombinase XerC, producing the protein MTGERIQYPVAPPFSSETDAFIRYLTLERNRSQHTARAYRGDLENFAAFAAERDVTELRRVDLSFLRAWLGSLDQQRLSRSTLARRAATVRNFLAWATREGHLQVDPSLRLKAPKRQSTLPEVLSSAQLDAVLAELKHAAAAGDPDTLRTRAILELLYGAGIRVSELAGLDIDDVDPDRRTVRVLGKGNKERTVPFGAPAGYALHDWVSRGRPHWVTPHSGPALFLGPRGRRIDPRQARSTVASVLADVDGTTASGPHALRHSAATHLLDGGADLRAVQEILGHRSLATTQLYTHVSVDRLRRSYEQAHPRA
- the fabF gene encoding beta-ketoacyl-ACP synthase II, with protein sequence MARKVVITGLGATTPIGGDVPTMWENALKGVSGARTIEADWVAEYELPVTFAAQVATPASDVLTRVEAKRMDPSTQFAVIAAREAWRDSGLEEVDHDRFAVAFATGIGGVWTLLDAWDTLRSKGPRRVLPMTVPMLMPNGPAAAVSLDLGARAGAHTPVSACASGTEALHQGLELIRSGKADVVMCGGAEAAIHPMPIAAFASMQALSRRNDDPEHASRPYDIDRDGFVMGEGAGALVLEAEEHALARGARIYGELAGTSVTADAYHITAPDPEGLGATRALKAAMFDARVQASDVVHVNAHATSTPVGDQPEYVALKTALGSQVNSVAVSATKSQTGHLLGASGAVEAVMTVLAVHGRQAPVTINLENQDPQIPLDVVTSARDLPSGDIVALSNSFGFGGHNAVIVVKSV
- a CDS encoding helix-turn-helix domain-containing protein is translated as MATSDSARGSSLPAPDPNTVDRLRTQIGALSTATLKQLDSSLPWYRNLRPDERSALGLVAQKGIASFVNWYQKPVSPAWVLSDVFGTAPTELTRSISLQKALQLIRVVVQVVEDQVPDLASDADQGLLREAVLRYSREVAFAAADVYARAAETRGSWDTRLEALVVDAILRGESSDALRSRIAAVGWKSQAPITVMVGSSPAEPNAMFLNELRRTTGRLAEDILVGIQGDRLILVLGGVQDPDSAYGRLSDLFGPGPVVYGPEAESLVAASSSAQAAFAGLTAARAWPSAPRPVAADDLWPERVISGDDTARRALLRNIYRPLANAQNGLEETLSAYLALGHSLEATSRELFVHANTVRYRLRRVCDITGWDPLLPREAFVLQTALVIGRLAPPIKGVPDRSSTRLDRASSL
- the aceE gene encoding pyruvate dehydrogenase (acetyl-transferring), homodimeric type — translated: MVADQGIVGSAPGRDSDPEETAEWVESFDQLVDARGSERAREVLGRLLARAGGRSVGLPSVITTDYVNTIPVDEEPEFPGDEEIERKYRAWMRWNAAVMVHRSQRPEIGVGGHISTYAGAATLYEVGFNHFFKGKDHPSGGDQVFFQGHASPGMYARAFLEGRLTEEDLDGFRQEKSKEGHALSSYPHPRLMPEFWEFPTVSMGIGPMNAIYQAQSNRYLHNRGIKDTSEQQVWAFLGDGEMDEPESRGLLQLAANDGLDNLNFVINCNLQRLDGPVRGNGKIMQELEAFFRGAGWNVIKVVWGREWDNLLAKDTTGDLVKIMNETADGDYQTYKAESGGFVRDHFFGKTPVTKDLVADMTDAEVWNLKRGGHDYRKVYAAYKAATEFKGKPTVILAKTVKGYGLGPHFEGRNATHQMKKLTNADLKAFRDHLRVPVTDEQIDADLYNAPYYHPGPDAPEIQYMLDRRRKLGGFLPERRTKHAETVLPGEKAYEVAKRGSGKQQAATTMAFVRLLKDLMRDKEFGKRIVPIIPDEARTFGMDSFFPTAKIYNPKGQNYLSVDRELVLAYKESIEGQILHAGINEAGSVAAFTAAGTAYATHGQPLIPIYVFYSMFGFQRTGDSFWAAGDQMTRGFIIGATAGRTTLTGEGLQHADGHSPILASTNPAVVTYDPAYGYEIGYIMRDGLERMYGNGNAVSGTDPNVMYYLTVYNEPIVQPAEPENLDVNGLLRGIYKLQDGHQAENTPKAQILASGVAVPWALEAQRILSDEWGVSADVWSVTSWNELRRDAVAAEEETFLNPDAEPRVPFVTQQLGNAPGPVVAVSDYMKAVPDQIRQFLPQDFATLGADGFGFSDTRAAARRFFKIDSHSVVVRTLQLLAKRGEVDSNAPRQAIEKYSLLDVNAGTTGNAGGDS